One genomic segment of Xyrauchen texanus isolate HMW12.3.18 chromosome 5, RBS_HiC_50CHRs, whole genome shotgun sequence includes these proteins:
- the LOC127643564 gene encoding piggyBac transposable element-derived protein 3-like gives MMNFVAILIYMGIAELPAIEDYWAMETRVPQVANIMSSKRFRLMKRLVHFNDDTQIAGTIDRFFKVRPLFSHLNAAFRSEPQTPKQSVDEVMVAYKGKAAGNLRQYIKNKPDKWGFKLFARASEDGFIHDMVLYQGKNTLEAHGVPLTPEQTAMGVTSQIVSVLASTMPSSTTTAIFADNFFTSLEIVRYLKDKNCRYTGTAGDNRIGKPPFKSIKEMENKAVPRGMYDYVTSDDGILALRWKDNRIVTLLSTDVGVEPMSSVYRYCSETKRKEQVICPAVIKSYNANMGGIDKCDMLVHLYRTPMKSKRWFMRMFAYSVDVSLTNAWVFYRRDCKAIGLLDGLSLKHFRIQVFREASSQKSVTSHPRRCSAFPGSLSTSADIPTPVRGHRSYNPDSYVRFDMSLFHAPVYTNRQTCKYCSRKGNIMRSYVVCRVCKVHLCLTAGRNCFIKYHEAVEFTGLDKKKKKSNNNYKCS, from the coding sequence ATGATGAACTTTGTGGCTATCCTGATCTATATGGGGATTGCTGAGCTGCCTGCCATTGAAGACTACTGGGCAATGGAGACCAGGGTCCCTCAAGTCGCAAACATCATGTCATCGAAGAGGTTCAGGCTGATGAAGAGGCTTGTCCATTTCAACGACGACACCCAGATCGCTGGCACCATCGACCGATTCTTCAAGGTGCGGCCACTGTTCAGTCACCTGAATGCTGCCTTCAGGAGTGAGCCACAGACACCCAAGCAGTCTGTGGATGAGGTCATGGTTGCCTACAAAGGCAAGGCAGCTGGCAACCTGAGGCAGTATATCAAGAACAAGCCGGACAAATGGGGATTCAAGTTGTTTGCCAGGGCTTCTGAGGATGGCTTCATCCATGACATGGTGCTGTATCAAGGGAAGAATACGCTGGAGGCCCACGGTGTCCCCCTGACGCCTGAACAAACAGCCATGGGTGTCACCAGCCAGATAGTCTCCGTCCTAGCCAGCACCATGCCCTCCTCCACCACCACAGCCATCTTTGCTGACAACTTCTTCACCAGCCTGGAGATAGTGCGGTACCTCAAGGACAAGAACTGCAGGTACACAGGGACAGCCGGGGACAACAGAATAGGCAAGCCTCCATTCAAAAGTATCAAGGAGATGGAGAATAAGGCTGTCCCTCGTGGTATGTATGACTACGTCACCAGTGACGATGGGATCCTGGCCCTCAGGTGGAAGGACAACAGGATCGTCACTCTGCTGTCAACAGACGTGGGGGTGGAGCCCATGTCCTCAGTCTACCGGTACTGCAGTGAAACCAAGAGGAAGGAACAAGTGATCTGCCCTGCTGTCATCAAGAGCTACAATGCCAACATGGGGGGCATTGACAAGTGTGACATGTTGGTCCACCTCTACCGCACCCCCATGAAATCAAAGAGGTGGTTCATGCGCATGTTTGCCTACTCTGTTGATGTCAGCCTCACGAATGCCTGGGTTTTCTACAGGCGGGACTGCAAGGCTATTGGTCTTCTGGATGGCCTGTCTTTAAAACATTTTCGGATCCAGGTGTTCAGGGAAGCCAGCAGCCAGAAGTCAGTCACATCACATCCTCGAAGGTGCTCAGCATTTCCAGGCAGCCTCAGCACTTCTGCTGACATCCCCACACCTGTCCGGGGACACCGCAGCTACAATCCAGATAGTTATGTGCGGTTTGACATGTCCCTGTTTCATGCCCCTGTCTACACTAACCGCCAGACCTGCAAGTACTGCAGCAGGAAGGGGAATATCATGAGATCATATGTGGTCTGCAGGGTCTGCAAGGTCCATCTGTGCCTCACTGCTGGCCGCAACTGCTTCATCAAGTACCACGAAGCAGTGGAATTCACTggacttgacaaaaaaaaaaaaaaatctaataataattacaaatgttCCTAA